AAAACAAAGCGATAAGATTGCACAGAAACACGCTCAGAAGGCTCTGCTGTTAATACACCGCCTAATGCAGAATACGGGATATTAATCGCCGTATACGCAATCATAAGTAAAGTGTAGGTGGCAAAGGCATAAACAACTTTTCCATTATAGGAAAAATCCGGTGTAGTAAATGCCATGACTGAGATTATGCCAAAAGGCACCGCTAACCATAAAATATAAGGCCTAAACTGTCCCCATCGGGTTTTAGTTCTATCTGCCATAGCCCCCATTAAGGGGTCAGTAATCGCATCAAAAAGTCGAACCACTAAAAATAAAGTACCCACCAGCGCGGGAGAAAGACCAACGACATCGGTATAAAATATCAGCAAAAACATCATCACTGTTTGAAAAATGATATTACTGGCAGTATCACCTAAGCCATAGGCAATTTTTTCTCGTATTGTTAACATAAAATCTCACTTCTAATTCTTTGGTATGATGATAGTTGAATTAATGAATTCAATACTTGGGTGATATTACCATCATACTTTTTTCGGTTATTTACCATGAAAGGTAAAGCTGAAAATACTGTTGTCTTTTTATCATTATTGTCACTGTTAGCCCTGACACTGGAAGAGATTAAGCATCAAGCTGTTGTTGCTCTATTTTTCAGCAATACTGCTTAAATACTGAAACAGGCATCTTGAAGTAGCGCAGGTCTCAGTGTTCATCAACACATCAATTAGGCTTTAGAATTACAATATTGATCTAAGTATTGTTTATGCGTAGGTAGTGATTTGACCGTTTGCTCTATCGAATTTTTAATACCATTTAAAAACATGTCTTGTTCATTCGTTGACATCATATCAGCTATTGGATGGTGATTTTGTGGGGACAAACCTTGCCCTAACATGACTTGAACCCAAGAATTCTCAGCAAATAAATCCCATGGTGCTTTAAAGACATAACCATGTTCTTTAAATAATTCAATACGATGACTCAATGAACTTGGAACATCCATTTTGCTACAATAACGCCAAAAAGTTGAATCGTTTCTATTGGTAACATGGTAATGCAAAATGATAAAATCTCTAATGTATCGAATTTCTTCTTCAGATTGATAATTATATTCATTTATTACTGAGTCAGTTATCCCCATTTTAGGGAACATTTGCATCAGTCTAATAATACCTCGTTGAATTAAATGTATACTGGTAGACTCTAAAGGCTCAATGAAACCGCTTGATAAACCTAAGGCTACACAGTTTTTATTCCAATGTTTTCGGCGCTGGCCGGGGGTAAATTTAATAAATAAAGGTTTCTTTAATGTTTTACCTTCAACATTTTCAAGCAACAGTTTCTCAGCGTTTTCATCATTCAAATATTTACTACAATAGACGAGGCCGTTTCCTGTTCTATTTTGTAATGGAATCTTCCATTGCCATCCAGATTCATGGGCAATAGAACGCGTATAAGGTTTAGGCTCTTCAGTACTTTCTGTTTGCACTGCAACAGCGCGATCACATGGCAGCCAGTGTGACCAATCATCGTAGCCTGTATGTAAAGCTTGCTCAATCAGTACACCTCTAAAGCCCGTACAGTCAATGAATAAATCACCTTCTATAGTTACGCCTGAAAGCAAGGTAAGAGATTTTATAAAACCTGATTTCTCATCGATATTTACTTGCTCTATTTTACCTTCTATTCTTTTTACGCCATTTTTTTCAGATAGTTTACGTAAAAATTTTGCGTATAATGTTGCATCCATATGGTAAGCGTATTTCAAGCCACTATTTGGCAGGTGAGCGAATTTTTCATTTAGTCCAGCTTGGAGTTCTAAGCAATATTCTTCATACTTTGCCTGATAGCCTTCTTTTTTACTTCGATTGTAAAATTGTAAAAATGTTGTTGCCCAACAATCCCTACCAGTAGTGCCAAAAGAGTGAAAATATTCGCTATCGTTATCTTTCCAATTTTCAAAATTGATGCCTAGTTTAAATGTTGCGTTTACACTACTCATAAATTCAGCTTCATTAATCTTTAACATTTTATGAAATGTTAACAGAGGGGGAATTGTTGCTTCGCCAACACCAACCGTTGATATTTCATCGGACTCAACTAAGGTAATATTTAAGTTATTACCAATAAGTTTTGCTAATGCTGTTGCAGCCATCCAGCCAGCGGTTCCTCCGCCAGCAATAACAACATTTTTTACTTCTGATAGATTATTCATTTGTAATTCCTTACTAATAGCGTAAACGTTTAATTAGGTAATCTTTAAACTTTCGTAATGCTTTTTCACTTTGAGGATTGAGCATCCCTTTTGCATGTTCTGGAATGTGATCTAATGGCGTCGCTTCAAAAATATAATGTTTGAATAAATTGAACCAAATATCTTTTTTATCTTTTGGCAAGTTCCTAAGCGCCATAACGGCATAAAGCAAAGCGTTACCAGACTCATCAGTAAGATGGTCGGTGGATGACCACCAAAATGTGGTTAACAAATTAAAATGTGCTAAACCTTCAACATGGTGCCACCACATACTGGGTAAAAATAGTGCATCACCCGCTTCTAATTCCCCAACTTGGGCATGTGCTAATGCTTGTTTGAACTTAGGGTATTTAATAAAATCGGATTTTTTAAAGTCAACTAGGCTTATTGATTGTCCCGCAGGGGTGAAATCAAGTGGGCCAATATAAAGGTTTTCAATTTGTTCTGGTGGGAATAACGTAAAACGTCTTTTGCCATAGATATTACAGGCTATATTATTAGGTACATCGTAATGGGCAGGTATTGTACTTTCATTGCCCATCCACATATTCATAGCGGGTGATTTACCTGCTATATGAATATTGTTTTCTTTTCTTAAGTTGGGGAAGTATGCATCTACAGGTGTTGTACCCATATAATAAAGAGAAGGAGGTGTATCACCTTGGGACTTATTTATTTGTCCAAACAAGTCTGCTAATGACATTTTATAGGCTTTGCAGTTAAGCGCTGTGAGTGCTTTGTTATAGAATATGCGCCCGTCAATATCAGGTGTTCCGCAACCAACGACTAAATCTTGGCCACTAGCATATTTCAAAAGATAACGTTGTAATGCGGTTTCAGATTCTTGCCCTTTTTTAACCATGGGCCAATCTTTAATAAAGCCCTTTAAAATAAGTGGCTGTTTTGATTCGATTATAAAAGAAGGAACATCACAAGCAGATATACCCTCTACACTGGCAATTTTTTTAAGAGTTCCTAACATTTTATTTCTCTACGTTGTTTGTAATAACTTGTTTTTTCTTTTGATTAAATCACCCATATTTAGAAGTGATGCTATTGCCATATAGAGTGGTTTTAAAAAGCCTTTCTGACTTAATTCAGCCAGCTGTTGAGATGTTAAGTTATTTAATGATTCTTCATTGATAGTATAGAATCCAGATAATCTATTATGACTTTTATCGTTAAGTTCTATATCAAAAACAAATTTTTCTAGTAAGTTATACTCATTTAAGAAGTTTAGAAAATCTTGACTCTCTGCAAAACCTTTATCTATCTCTCCCAAAACGTCGCCTATATGCTCTATAAAAGGAGTGTTTTGACCAAACTCTGTGAATATGCTCTCACCTCGTTCTTTATTAATTCTAGGACTATCGACATCAAGGTGGATAACTCTTTGTTTTTGTACATTGCCATTTATTTCTTGGTTCTGAAAACCAATTAAGAAAGGTTGTGCCTTAATTGTATGAGGAAGGTAACCACAATCCCAATCGCCATTAGTTAAAAATAAATTTTCTTTCTTTTCCAAGCCAAGTAGTGCGTATGATTGAAATTTTTCTGTTGCTTCATCTTTATGAAAAACAATAGGATAATAAGCTTGAATATCATAAAACTCATTAGGAAAGGTAAGTGTAAGCATTATATTATCGCCTAACTCAGAGCTTCTTTGTGTATCAACCTTTAAGTTTCTATGTTGTTCATTATTCAACATTTGATGATTTGACATAATTTATCTCTTTTTTATTTGAAATATTACGCATAAACAATTATCTATATACATTAAAGCATAGACATATTTAGTTTTAATTGATAAAAAACCGCCCAATGGCGGTTTTTTAAATTATAAAGACGTCGTTAGAAAGTATAGCGAGCGCCGATATTGTAACGAGGACCTGATTGAATAGCATTTAACAGTTCGTTTCTGCTACGGCTATACATACGTTGAGTTTCATCCGTTATGTTAATTCCTTCAAAAAACACAACTAAGTCTTCATTGATGTTATAACTCGCATTGATATCAATTTGTGAGTATGACTCATTGATGCGCGGGTTATTAAGGTTGTTGTCTGTTTTCACTAAGAATTCATCACGCCAGTTATAAGCGATACGAACTTGTATGCCATTTTTATCGTAAAATGCGACTAAGTTGGCAGTATCACTTAAGCCAGGAAGGGCAAATTGACTGTCAAAAACGGTTGGGTCATATTCAGCATCACTATCTACGAAAGTTAAGTTGGCTTGTATACCAAAGCCACTTTCAAGTGCATGTTGGAAAGCTATTTCAAAACCGTCGATAGTAGCATCACGCTCATTAAATGGCACCGTGACATCAAACTGAATTAGTTCATCTTCGGCAACAGAGTGTATTTGCCCTGTTGTGGTTCCGCTTGCGTCTACGCCGGTTATGGTGCTTGACTCTGGATAGTTATCAAAAATATATTGTCTAATGGCAGTATTGTCACTACTACCTACGGCAGCCATAGCTTCATCAAAGCGAGGTCCACTTGTAGGACTTCTAAGGCCGAATAATTCACTTTTATTTTTCGTTGTGCCAATGAAGTTTTCTATATCTTTTCTAAAATAACCTACAGACGCATAACTTCCTTCGTCAAAGTACCATTCTAATGATAAATCAACATTGACAGACTCAAAAGGAATTAAGCCCGGATCACCACTGCTAGCTGTCGCAAAACCTTGTCTGATTTCACCAATACCAACACCACCTCGAATATTATTGTAGGTAGGTCTTGAAAGTGTTTTACCGAATGAGGCTCTTGCTACCCAATCATCATCAATCTCTAAACTGATATCAAGGTTAGGTAAAAAGTTATTATAATCGCCATCAAAGTTAGTAAAGGCGCTTTCTCCAGTATCAACTGTTGCAAATTCATTGTTAGAAACCCAATCCACACCTGTGTATGCAGGTACCATTGCGCTTGCTTTAACATCAGTTTCTTCATAACGGAAACCCGCAGATATATCTAAGGGCATATCTGCAATTTCAAATTCCATATTTATTTGAGCATAAATAGCAGTATATTCTTCTGATATAAGTTCATCAGTTGTCCATTGATCATTCACACAAAAACGATCTGCGCATGGCCAAATACCAGGTGAAACTTCGTTATTACTATTAGCTGGCGCAGCATAAGAAGCTACTTCATTCGATGCATCGACAAAACTAAAATTGTAAAACAAGTCAAAAAGGTCAATTGTTTCTCCTGCTGCGTTAGTCCCTGTACTTGGTAAGTTATCTAATTGAGAGGAGCTGCTACCCGGCGTAAACAAACTATCGGTAACATCATCTACACTGCCTTCACCGCCCCAAGTATCTCGCTGAGCAGTCATAATCGAAGCTCTAATATCATTCTCAGTTTTTGAGATACCAAAATCTACACTCGTGATAACACCCTCATCAAAAACGTATTGCCCTCTTAACTGAATTTGAGACAAATCATTTTCAAATTGGCTGTTTCTTAAAGAACTACCTGTTGTAATTAATTCAGCGGGACTGCCTGTTAAACCGTCCAATTGTGAAATAGACATTACAGGGAAGTCAGGCCTAAAATCAATCGTGGTACTCTGACGAGAGTTAACGGCATACTCCATAGTTGAGCTATTACCGTAAGGGCTATCTGCTTTCGATTTTGCTGAAGAGTCGTGATAATCAAGTTCAAATCTTAGGTTATCAGTAGCTTGCCATTCTAGATTTAAACCAATTGATTCATTTTTATTTATTGAAGCATCTGATGACGTAGAGAATGATAAATCAGGACCTGCGCCTGAATGCCAAACAACAGGAGAGTGGTTTGTGCCTGTTGTAAATTCATTTAAGCTGCCATCAATAGTTTCACCTTCCCAAAACCAAGCACCAATGCCGTTTGATGTAGACTCAACCGTTTGTTCTGAAAAAGTATAATCAGCAGTAATAGTGATGCGGTCACTTGGAGCATATTGAAAAACAAGTTGTCCATTATCTCTGGTGCGATCAAATTCGGTAAAGTTGTAACGAAATTGTTGTGGACGGTTGAATGTATCACCATCTTCCCAGTCCGTATTATTGATACCGCCATTCCAGCCGTCAACGGGGGCAATGGCTTGAGTATGCCATTGCGGAACAACAGCCTCTTTAGTTGCACCATTTCTTTCTTGGTGACTAAATGAAATACCAAAACCAATGGTATCATCGGCAAAAGTATTACTATAAAGACCTGAAATTTCAGGGGTGACGCTATCACCTTCGTCAGTTGACTGGTCCATCACAGCTTTGACCCCAAGAGACGCTTTTTGTCCTGGTGTATTAAGTGGTCTTGCTGTCAAAATGTTGATAGTTGCACCGATACCGCCACTTGACACTTCTGCTTTAGCAGTTTTATAAACTTCTACACCGCTGACAGCTTCAGAAGCAAGATTAGCAAAATCAAATGAACGAGAGTTACTAATGACGGTAGATTCAAGGTTAGACGAAGGCATTTGACGGCCATTTAAAGTGACTAAGTTGAAGTCTGGACCTAAACCACGAACAGTAACTTTAGAGCCTTCACCGTTAGATCTGTCAATCGATACACCAGAGATGCGCTGTAATGATTCAGCTAAGTTAGAATCAGGAAATTTACCCATATCCTCTGATGATATAGCATCAACAACACCTTGTGCGCTACGTTTGATATCCATCGCTTTGACTAAGCTACTGCGGATACCTGTGACAGCTATTACTTCAACATTTTCTTTATCTTTTAAACTTACTTCTTCTGCTGATAGTGCAGGTAAAGCAGTTGCTCCAAGTATCAGTGACAAGCTCGTTGCAATTCTTGTTTTAGTAAATGTTTTCTGGATCATATTAGTTCCCCTTGATGCTATTTATTCAACACCTTATAATTTATGCGTAAACGAATGTGTTCTCTGAGCTGACACTATTTTTAATAAAATAATAGTCATTAATACAATAAATCGTACATATTGCCCAAATATGATACTACTCTTTCAAAATAGAAAACCTATGCCTTTACGCTCAAACGCCCCCTTTTACAAGGTAAAGTGGACTAGTTAAAAAAAGGGCATTTACATCTATTAAGCCCCATATTTATCCCTGTCGTTAAATTTAAAAAGTCATTGATTATCTTTGGTAATACTTTTTAGGATCGTGCCAATGTTAGTACTATGGTGAATAATATTGAGGTTAGATGGAATGTTTTCGCTGTAAACTTAGGGGGTATTAAGTTTACGCTTAAGCTTTTCAATACATTTTGAATGTATTATGGGGACAGAGTTTATGAGTGTTTCAGTAGAGATAACACAGTGATTGTTCTATTGAACAAGTAGAAATGAATACATATACCCGTTACCATTCAAGATGCATGTTGCTCAAGCGCTTCTATGATGGGCTTAAAATAACTTTATACGTCGTTAAATAATCAAAGCATAGAATGACTATGCTTAAATTATCTTCCTTGCCTAAAGTCATTTTAATTCCCACTGAAATCCTGCACTTTGATTGGTAACGGGTATAGTTAGTGTGATTGTTATAACTGCATACCCAAGTGACTTTGAGTATGCATTATATAAGAAGCTTTACGATGAAGGATTTAATTCAACGTTCTGTATAGGTTCGTCATCATCGACGGTCATTTTTCCACGTCGAGCTTCTAGAGCTTCTCGCACTTCACGCGCTTTATCTTCAGTTAATGGATAAGCCATTATCATCCAAATAGCGATTAACGAGGTTATTATCGGGATAATCACGTCGCATAAACGCATGAAGAAAATAGTGTCTGCTGACTGTTGGCCTGCTAATGCAACATCAAATCCTGTCGCATTGAGTAGAAAACCACCTGCAGCGAGTGCTACAGCCATTCCGAGTTTTACAACCCACCAATAAATTGAGCCAAACATTCCCTCTCGTCTTTGTTTAGTATTCAATTCATCAAGATCACATACATCTGCAACCATAGATCCCATTAAGGTGAACAATCCACCTAGACCAAAAGCAATAAAAATTGAAGGGATTAACAACAACATCGGACTTTCTGGTGTATAGCAAACCCATTTAAGTGCATAACCAATAATAGAAACACCTGTCGAGAAAAAGAAGGCATTACGTTTTCCCATTATGGTAGATAGTTTAGTGACAAGAAAAATAACACAAAATGTTGATATTGCTGACACCGTTCCAGCCCAGCCAGCAAATTCAGCACCTAATGATTGATCACCACCAAAAACATAATAAATAATGACGTAAGTTTGAAACGAAGAGACCAACATAAAACCGTTAAATACTAGAAAGGTTGCAGCGCATAAATAAAGAAATGGCTTAAATTTAATGGTTGTTAAAAAGCCCTTGATAAAGTCCTTGAAGCCAGCTGGGAATTCTTCGTTAGCTTCATTTTTATCACTTGAGCTGACATTCAAACTTTCTTTGTTTGTTTTTTCTTCTTGATGTTTTGAACGTTCTTTCAAAAATATAGCGGGTAAAATCCCAACACAGACAGTAAAAACGCCAATAATAATAGCTAACCACCCTGCTCCTTCAATCATATCTTCAAATAACATATCATTTTGCATAAACCATAGGAACCAAGGAGCCACTAACCAAGCCATTTGTCCCATGAAATTTTGTACCGCCATGAGCCTAGTTCGTTCATGATAATCAGGCGTTAACTCATATCCCAAAGCTACCCAAGGTGTTGCAAATACGGTATAAGCTAAATAAAAAATGATTGAACCAATCAAAAAGAACCAAAAATAAAAATTTTCACTTTGATCTCGGGGAAGTTGCCACAGTAAAGCAAAAATGACTGCAGCTGCTATAGCGCCAAAGAAAATATAAGGCCTGCGACGACCCCATTTTGATTTAGTGTGGTCAGAAATATAGCCCATTAAAGGATCTGTTATAGCATCAGTTAATCTAGGCAAGGCACCAATAAGACCTACCAAAACAGGGTTCATCCCTAAACCAAGATTCAAGACAATAAGCATACCGCCAATCGCAGCACCCAATAAATTATTAACAAATGCCCCTAAGCCATATATGAATTTTTGAACAAACGGAATCTTATCTCTATCACTTGTTTCTACAGTATGGGCCATATTTTTATTCCAATATTAATTTTTATGAGTGCTATGCTAAAATTACACCTTGTTCTCCGAGCATAATTGAACAAAAAACACATTATATAGATAAGAAAAATACTCAATACTAAAACGATGAGATGACCTTCAAAAAACGGTGAAATGGTCAATAATGCTATTTAATACAAATATGAACACCTAGAAACGTAACGCCACTATCCCTAAAAAATCTTTTTAAAGTCCAGATAATCTACTGATAAGTCCACCTTGTCGTATTTAACTTGTATCCTGAATTATTAGTAATAATGTAGGTATATAGCTTCTCCTAACATACTTACATACGGAATAATATTTTCATCCGTAACAACGCAATCCAACAAATAAATTTAAGGGAAGTAAATGCTATCAAAATCGTGTCAACAAGTTCATGAGTTAAATTTTTCGGATGTAGAATCTGAAGTAGTTACACTGCTATCGAGAATGACTATCGAAGAGAAAATTGGCCAAATGAGTCAACTTTCTGGAGATGGATGTATTGTGTCAAAAAACTTGCGCAAGGCGGTCATAGCTGGACATGTAGGTTCTATTCTTAATGAAGTGGACCTTGACACAATTAACGAGTTACAACGGATTGCTATACAAGAATCACGACTAGGCATACCATTATTAATTGGTCGAGATGTGATTCATGGCTTTAACACCATTTTTCCCATACCACTTGCTCAAGCCGCAACATGGTCGCCAAAAATTGTTGAACGGTGCGCTAAGATTGCTGCAATAGAGTCTTCAAATAGTGGTATAAACTGGACCTTTGCACCCATGATCGATATTGCTCGAGATCCTCGTTGGGGGAGAATTGCTGAAAGTCTAGGAGAAGACCCATATTTATGTAAGACCCTTGCAAACTCAATGGTAAAAGGGTTTCAGGGTGACAGTTTATCAGACACAAATTCAATTGCTGCTTGTGCTAAACATTTTGCAGGCTACGGAGCAAGTGAAGGTGGAAAAGATTACAACACAACTAATATTCCAGAAAACGAGCTACGCAACGTTTATCTCCCCCCATTTAAAGCGATAGCCGAATCCGGAGTTGCCACATTTATGGCATCTTTCAGCGATTTAAATGGTGTACCAGTCACAGGAAATAGCTGGCTTTTAACGACTGTACTCCGCGACGAATGGAACTATTCTGGCCCTGTAGTCAGTGATTGGGAAGCCGTTCCACAGTTAGTCATACATGGATTTGCCTTCGATGATTATGACGCTGCAGGTAAAGCATGTACTGCGGGGATCGACATGGAAATGGCCAGTGATTGTTACTTGAAACACATGAAGCATTTAATGAATAATAACGTTATCTCCCTAGATAAAATTGACAGTGTTGTAAAACGAATACTCACACTGAAATTTAACTTAGGGCTTTTTGAATCTGCCATTACATCCCCAAATCAACCATCAAATAGTTTAAATACAGACCATCTAAGCATTGCTAAAGAAGCAGTAATAAAAAGTTGTGTCTTGTTAAAAAATGATAATCAAATATTACCCATAGCTAAATCGACAATTAATACCCTTGCGGTAATAGGGCCTCTTGCAGATGATGGTTATGAACAAATGGGCACGTGGGCTTTTGATGGTAAAGAAAACCAAAGCCATACGTGTTTGAATGCATTAAAAGAAGTAGCCAGAAACGCATTTAATATAAACTATGCTGTAGGGATGGAAACCACGCGTTGCAACCATCACGACGGTTTCGCTGAAGCGATTGATACAGCAATAAATGCAGATATAGCGTTGATGTTTTTAGGTGAAGAAGCTATTTTATCGGGAGAAGCTCATTGTCGGTCGAGCATCGATTTACCCGGTGCTCAGGAACAACTGATTAATGTAATCCACGCAACGGGGACACCTATTATTTTGGTGATAATGGCTGGAAGGCCCATTACTTTGGAAAAAATCATTTCAAAAGTAGATGCCATTTTGTTTGCATGGCACCCAGGAACAATGGCAGGTCCTGCTATCACTGATTTATTGTTTGGGGTAGAAAGTCCGTCAGGAAAATTACCGGTTACCTTTCCTCGAACGGTTGGTCAAATTCCACTTTATTATGCACAAAAAAATTCTGGCAGACCCCCCATTGATGAAAAATTTATTAATATAGATAATATTAAAATGAGAGCGCCACAAACTTCCTTTGGTATGACTGCAACCTATTTAGATACTCATTTCTCTCCATTATTTCCTTTTGGCTTTGGCCTATCCTATAGTCAATTTTGTTATACAAAGATCAAATTAAATAATAAAGTGATTCCTATGGGGGGCGCTGTTGAAGTAAGTGCAACGATTAACAATGTTGGTAATTATAATGCAGAAGAGGTAGTTCAACTCTATATTAGAGATATTGTTGGTAATGTAACTCGCCCTATAAAAGAGCTTAAGGGTTTTCAACGAATCACTTTAGGAAAAGGTGAAAGCATGGTAGTCACATTTAAACTACACACTGATGAACTTGCGTTTTATAACCAACAAATGGAATATAAACCCGAAGCCGGACTATTCCATGTTTGGATCGGCGGGGATTCAAGCACGACGCTAAAAACAGAATTTGAAGTGACAGATTGAGAAATTACTGGATATAAAAATAATATGCACTCATTACTTAATAACTTAGTGGTAAAAACTAAAGTGGATGAACTAATGTCAAATATGACATTAGCACAAAAAATTGGACAAATGACACAAGCTGAACGGCAAAGCTGTACGCCCGCAGAAGCAAAAAAGTTTCATTTAGGTTCAGTTATGTGTGGTGCGGGCTCTACCCCTGGGGAAAACAAACTTAAAGATTGGTTAACAATGGCTGACAGCTATTGGCAAAGCTCATCAGTAAAAGATGCATGTCATCATGGCATACCCTTACTTTTCGGGGTAGATGCTATTCATGGTCATAATAACCTTTGTCAAGCCACTATTTTTCCTCATAATATCGGCTTAGGCGCTGCTAACGATCCCGCACTGATTAAAGAAATAGCCATCATTACCCGTAAAGAAGTATTGGCCAGTGGCCTTGACTGGACCTTTGCACCAAATCTTGCGGTTGCAAAAAACCAGCATTGGGGTCGGTTTTACGAAAGTTTTTCACAATCACCCGATATAACTAATAAATATGTCAATAACATTATTACGGGACTGCAAAATCAACTACACACCGAAGGTATTCTCGCTTGTGCAAAACATTGGGTTGGCGACGGAGCAACGTCTTACGGTATTGATCAAGGTGATGCCAAAATTTCGTGGCAAGTGTTAAATAAAACTCATATAAGTCCATACATCACAGCGATTAACTCGGGAGTGATGACGGTCATGGCATCGTTCAATAGCTGGAATGGTGACAAATGCCATGGCCATAAGTTTCTACTTACTGATATTTTAAAAAAACAGCTTAAGTTCTCTGGTTTTGTCGTCTCCGACATGAACGGCATTGACTATCTTTCAGACGATTTCTACTTATCAATTGCACAAGGCGTAAATTCGGGCATTG
The DNA window shown above is from Colwellia psychrerythraea 34H and carries:
- the bglX gene encoding beta-glucosidase BglX; the encoded protein is MLSKSCQQVHELNFSDVESEVVTLLSRMTIEEKIGQMSQLSGDGCIVSKNLRKAVIAGHVGSILNEVDLDTINELQRIAIQESRLGIPLLIGRDVIHGFNTIFPIPLAQAATWSPKIVERCAKIAAIESSNSGINWTFAPMIDIARDPRWGRIAESLGEDPYLCKTLANSMVKGFQGDSLSDTNSIAACAKHFAGYGASEGGKDYNTTNIPENELRNVYLPPFKAIAESGVATFMASFSDLNGVPVTGNSWLLTTVLRDEWNYSGPVVSDWEAVPQLVIHGFAFDDYDAAGKACTAGIDMEMASDCYLKHMKHLMNNNVISLDKIDSVVKRILTLKFNLGLFESAITSPNQPSNSLNTDHLSIAKEAVIKSCVLLKNDNQILPIAKSTINTLAVIGPLADDGYEQMGTWAFDGKENQSHTCLNALKEVARNAFNINYAVGMETTRCNHHDGFAEAIDTAINADIALMFLGEEAILSGEAHCRSSIDLPGAQEQLINVIHATGTPIILVIMAGRPITLEKIISKVDAILFAWHPGTMAGPAITDLLFGVESPSGKLPVTFPRTVGQIPLYYAQKNSGRPPIDEKFINIDNIKMRAPQTSFGMTATYLDTHFSPLFPFGFGLSYSQFCYTKIKLNNKVIPMGGAVEVSATINNVGNYNAEEVVQLYIRDIVGNVTRPIKELKGFQRITLGKGESMVVTFKLHTDELAFYNQQMEYKPEAGLFHVWIGGDSSTTLKTEFEVTD